TGTCCGGGGTGCTCTGCGACGCGTTGCCCGCGGCCGTCACATCGAGTCGGAGCGAAGGCCCCGGGTTGTTGGAGGGGGTGCAGGTCGTGGTCGTACCCAGCGCCTTGATGGTCAGCACACCGGCGGTGAAGTCGACCTTTCCGCTGTTCTTCGGGGTGTACGTACCCGTCAGGTCACTGATCTTGATGGGGGTGTTGGCGGGGATGGCCGCGGGGTTCGGCGCGCCGGAGACCCGGACCTGGCCCGTGTCGGCGCCGCTCACCCTGATGACCGCACTGGGGTTCATCGCGCCCTTGCCCAGCTCGACGGGGCTGGACGAGACGCCCTTCTGGAAGGACATCGTGAGCTTGTATCCGCCGCCGCTCCTGACGCTCTTGATGTCGATGGGGGACACAGCGCTCTTGTCCCCGATCGGGGTCTTGCACTGGTAGTCGACGTCCACGACCGTGGCGTGGGCGGCGGGCGCGGCCAGCAGCACCACCGTGCCCGCCAGCGCGGACGCCAGCGCGAGAGCTGTTCGCTTCTGGTAGGACACCTTGAGTTCCCCTCATGCCGGAAGTCGCCGCGCGCCGTCTCTCACCGACGCAAGTTACTGACGACACATCAGATCGGGCGCTCAAGGTACGCCCGGGGCCTTGTGGAGGGAAGACAAAGAGCGCGCCGATCCGGCGCGCTCTTCAAGGGCGCAAATGCGGGGACGCAGGCACTCGTACGCGTGTCCGCACACACATCCACACAGGTATCCGAATGCATACGCGCATCCGCGGCCCGGACAAGTGGCTATGCGGGGGCGGCCAGTTCCGCCCAGACCGTTTTCCCTGCCCGGCCGTCCACCCGCAGGACGCCCCAGTCCAGGCAGAGCCGCTGCACGATGAACATGCCGTGCCCGCCGGGCCGTCCGGCCCGGTGCGGGGTGCGCGGCGCGGGCTGTCCCGCACCCCCGTCGACGACCTCCACCCGCAGCACCTTCACCGTGCAGGCGATACGCAGTTCCTCAGGGCCCTCCGCATGCAGACAGGCGTTGGTGACCAGCTCGGAGACGACCAGCAGGACGTCCTCGGCGGCGGCCCTTCCGTCGGCGCTCGACGCGGGGAGCCAGCCCCAGTCGTGGAGCGCCTGGCGGGCGAAGTCACGGGCCGTCGGCACGATGCCGCCGATTCCCCGCAGCGACAGCGTGCGCCACTGCCGCTCGGCCGGTTCGGGGGAGGCCGCACCGGCACCCGCGTCCGGGCGTTCGCCCACGCCGGCGTCCTCCGGCTCACGGCCGAGATCGCCCGGCGGATGCTGCCGGGTGGTGCTCATCAGCGCTTCACCTCACCGATTCACCATGTCGCCATTGAACAGTTACGAGTACAGATAGTCGCAGGTACGGATACGGAGTGTGCGGGCCGCCCATGGCTCCGCCGGGTGTCTCCTGCCCGGCCGAATCGTGACAACACCCACTTCATCTACGCGGATCGCGTGACACGGGCAACACATGGGGCTCCCGGGCGCGTGAACCGCGCCACGATCACGTATCCAGGGCCTCTTCGAGGGAGTCGTGGACGGTGAAGACCGCCTCGGCCCCGGTGATCTCGAAGACCCGCGCCACCACGGGCAGCATTCCGGCCAAATGGACCCCTCCCCCGGCCGCCTCCGCCTTGAGGCGGGCACCGAGCAGCACATTGAGCCCGGTGGAATCACAGAATTCGAGTCGCGAGCAGTCGACCACCAGGCGTACCCGCCCTTGCTCGACCGCGCTCTCCAGGGGCTCCCGCAGCAGATCCGCCGTGTGGTGATCCAGCTCACCCACCGGCGTCACGACCTCGCTGCGCCCTTCGGTGCGGGCCTCGACCTGAAGCCGACCCTGGTTCGCACTGCCGACCGTCCCGCGGTCCATGCCCGTTCCTCTTCGCCGTTCGTCACTGCCTGCGTCTCTGTGTACGCAGATTCGTACGTGCTGTCGCTGACGTTCTTGAAACAGTACGCGTTCCGTACGCCACGCGGTACCCGAAAAACCCAACAAACCGGACATATAGCAGTAATTGGCGCTTGTAACTGCCCGTCCGGACCGGGTAAGGGTAGAGGTCCACCCAAAACACGGCCGGCTCGGAGGCGCCGCTTCACCGCACGCACACGTATGGGCATCGGCAGCCATATGCCGAGAACGATGGAGGAGACCATGTCACCCCGGCTCGACGGACCGCGTACCCCCGACGCGACGTCAGCACGTCCTCAGGGACTGACCCAATCAGACTCCCCTGCCGCGAACGCCGGAGACGGCACGCGCAACAGCAGTAGCAGCAGCACCGCTGTCCACAACTACGGCGCCCCCGAAGGTCTCGAAGGACTTCCCGAGATCCCGCCCTTCGGCGAAGTGGGACCGCTGGACGCCAGGGCCCTGTCGAAGACGCTCTTCGCGCGGCTCGAATCCCTCGAAGAGGGCACCCACGAGCACGCGTACGTACGCAACACGCTCGTCGAACTGAACCTGGCCCTGGTCAAGTTCGCCGCCTCCCGGTTCCGCTCCCGCAGCGAACCGATGGAGGACATCATCCAGGTCGGCACGATCGGACTGATCAAGGCGATCGACCGCTTCGAGCTCAGCAGGGGCGTGGAGTTCCCGACGTTCGCGATGCCGACCGTCGTCGGTGAGATCAAGCGCTTCTTCCGCGACACCAGTTGGTCCGTGCGCGTACCGCGCCGGCTGCAGGAGCTGCGGCTCGACCTGGCCAAGGCGGGCGACGAGCTCGCCCAGAAGCTGGATCGTTCACCCACCGTGGGCGAGCTCGCCGACCGCCTGGGCATCACCCACGACGAGGTCGTCGAGGGTATGGCCGCGAGCAACGCGTACACCGCGAGCTCGCTGGACGCCAAGCCCGTGGAGGACGACCACGAGGGCGCACTGGCGGACCGCATCGGCTACGAGGACCACGGGCTCGAAGGCATCGAGTACGTCGAGTCGCTGAAGCCGCTGATCGCCGCGCTGCCCGGCCGCGACCGCAGGATCCTCTCGCTCCGGTTCGTCGCCAACATGACGCAGTCGGAGATCGGCGAGGAGCTGGGCATCTCCCAGATGCATGTGTCGCGGCTGCTCTCCCGCACGCTGGGCAGGCTCCGCAAGGGCCTGACGCTGGAGGAGTGAACGGGACCGTCGCACGCCGTCCCACGGAAGGACCTGCCCGGCAAGGGGCGGGTCCTTCCGCGCGCTTGACG
This sequence is a window from Streptomyces sp. NBC_01217. Protein-coding genes within it:
- a CDS encoding peptidase, encoding MSYQKRTALALASALAGTVVLLAAPAAHATVVDVDYQCKTPIGDKSAVSPIDIKSVRSGGGYKLTMSFQKGVSSSPVELGKGAMNPSAVIRVSGADTGQVRVSGAPNPAAIPANTPIKISDLTGTYTPKNSGKVDFTAGVLTIKALGTTTTCTPSNNPGPSLRLDVTAAGNASQSTPDNGGQLPKTGPLDSAVALGTLGGTVLLTGAAGVLWLTRRGQGAVGR
- a CDS encoding RNA polymerase sigma factor SigF, producing MSPRLDGPRTPDATSARPQGLTQSDSPAANAGDGTRNSSSSSTAVHNYGAPEGLEGLPEIPPFGEVGPLDARALSKTLFARLESLEEGTHEHAYVRNTLVELNLALVKFAASRFRSRSEPMEDIIQVGTIGLIKAIDRFELSRGVEFPTFAMPTVVGEIKRFFRDTSWSVRVPRRLQELRLDLAKAGDELAQKLDRSPTVGELADRLGITHDEVVEGMAASNAYTASSLDAKPVEDDHEGALADRIGYEDHGLEGIEYVESLKPLIAALPGRDRRILSLRFVANMTQSEIGEELGISQMHVSRLLSRTLGRLRKGLTLEE
- a CDS encoding ATP-binding protein codes for the protein MSTTRQHPPGDLGREPEDAGVGERPDAGAGAASPEPAERQWRTLSLRGIGGIVPTARDFARQALHDWGWLPASSADGRAAAEDVLLVVSELVTNACLHAEGPEELRIACTVKVLRVEVVDGGAGQPAPRTPHRAGRPGGHGMFIVQRLCLDWGVLRVDGRAGKTVWAELAAPA
- a CDS encoding STAS domain-containing protein, translated to MDRGTVGSANQGRLQVEARTEGRSEVVTPVGELDHHTADLLREPLESAVEQGRVRLVVDCSRLEFCDSTGLNVLLGARLKAEAAGGGVHLAGMLPVVARVFEITGAEAVFTVHDSLEEALDT